In Silvanigrella paludirubra, one DNA window encodes the following:
- a CDS encoding DMT family transporter, protein MKLLSFDWILALGSGCILAIMILFNSTLAKYTTPLYSSWIAHGIGSIAALILIYLFTKVFHSRMNNPKKTKSISKKSSFWLYSGGIPGAFTVILASVSINSKLGLSGTLALMLLGQIIFGIICDSFGLFGTLKKRFKFKDFMVVFFVLTGSWIIIFFR, encoded by the coding sequence ATGAAGTTACTTTCCTTTGACTGGATTCTTGCACTTGGTAGCGGTTGTATACTTGCTATTATGATATTATTTAATAGCACTTTAGCTAAATATACCACTCCACTCTATTCTTCTTGGATAGCCCATGGAATTGGTAGCATAGCGGCTCTTATTTTAATATACTTGTTTACTAAAGTATTTCACTCAAGAATGAATAATCCTAAAAAAACAAAAAGTATTTCAAAAAAAAGTTCCTTTTGGCTTTATTCAGGTGGCATTCCTGGAGCATTTACCGTTATTTTAGCTTCTGTTTCTATCAATAGTAAACTCGGCCTATCTGGAACGCTTGCTCTTATGCTATTGGGTCAAATTATTTTTGGCATTATTTGTGATTCTTTTGGTTTATTTGGAACCTTAAAAAAACGATTCAAATTTAAAGATTTTATGGTGGTATTTTTTGTTTTAACTGGTAGCTGGATTATCATATTTTTTAGGTAA
- a CDS encoding DMT family transporter: MTEFIFIALLNGFIVGLSRAINGRLSEDIGAFKASFWNHIVGFVFLSILLIAMGSFHFETNANIPIYAYVGGFLGAILVAINSYTFTKIGATKSLLLLISGQMITSVILDNKNSEITSTIAKLIGICFIIFGVYLSKKDTENDENKNDLEIRKVG, encoded by the coding sequence ATGACTGAATTTATTTTTATCGCTCTTTTAAATGGATTTATTGTCGGATTGAGTCGTGCTATTAACGGAAGATTAAGCGAAGATATAGGCGCTTTTAAAGCTTCTTTTTGGAATCATATTGTTGGCTTTGTATTTTTATCTATCTTGCTTATTGCTATGGGAAGTTTTCATTTTGAGACAAATGCAAATATTCCTATTTATGCTTATGTCGGAGGATTTTTAGGAGCCATTTTAGTTGCAATTAATAGCTACACTTTTACAAAAATTGGTGCCACAAAGAGTTTGCTTTTGCTAATAAGTGGACAAATGATCACAAGTGTTATTTTAGACAATAAAAATTCTGAAATCACCTCAACGATTGCAAAATTGATAGGCATTTGTTTTATTATTTTTGGTGTTTATTTATCTAAAAAAGATACAGAAAACGATGAAAATAAAAATGATCTTGAAATAAGAAAAGTAGGGTGA
- a CDS encoding M48 family metallopeptidase, translated as MLMKIVLGDVLIDLTQKEIKNVHLSVNPPKGDVRISAPFSMNIDAIRAFAISKIPWIKFEQKKFLTQERESLREYLDRESHYVWGQRYMMEIVEVDNTPAVELKHSKLVLHIRPNTTKEKCKEMLETWYRMQIKIAAPEIIKKYSSRLQVNVERLYVQGMKTRWGGANPARKSIRLNTDLARKPSIYLDYVVLHEMVHFIEPTHNARFSALMDLHMPNWKQYRDELNKLPLKC; from the coding sequence ATATTGATGAAGATTGTTTTAGGTGACGTTTTAATAGATTTAACTCAAAAAGAGATTAAAAATGTCCATCTGAGTGTAAATCCACCTAAAGGTGACGTTCGAATTTCCGCCCCTTTTAGTATGAATATTGATGCGATTCGTGCCTTTGCGATATCTAAAATTCCCTGGATTAAATTTGAGCAAAAAAAATTTTTAACCCAAGAGCGTGAGTCCCTCCGAGAGTATTTAGATAGAGAAAGTCATTATGTTTGGGGACAACGTTACATGATGGAAATTGTTGAAGTTGATAATACACCAGCAGTTGAATTAAAACACTCTAAACTTGTTTTGCATATAAGACCAAATACCACAAAAGAAAAATGTAAAGAAATGCTAGAAACTTGGTATCGTATGCAAATTAAAATAGCTGCTCCCGAAATTATAAAAAAGTATTCTTCTCGTTTACAAGTTAATGTCGAACGTCTCTATGTTCAAGGAATGAAAACCCGTTGGGGTGGAGCAAATCCTGCTAGGAAAAGTATTCGATTAAATACGGATCTGGCGCGAAAGCCTTCTATATATCTTGACTATGTTGTTTTGCATGAAATGGTTCATTTTATTGAACCGACACATAATGCGCGTTTTAGTGCATTAATGGATTTGCATATGCCAAATTGGAAACAATATCGAGATGAGTTAAATAAGTTACCTTTGAAGTGCTGA